Proteins encoded together in one Lepus europaeus isolate LE1 chromosome 13, mLepTim1.pri, whole genome shotgun sequence window:
- the CMPK2 gene encoding UMP-CMP kinase 2, mitochondrial — translation MAFARRAPAPPLLGQVLGQLHARRGTCARAMAPPRCFALELPDCTLAHFALGADAPGQRSDPRLAALLGPPGRSYSLCVPPAAGVGCGERVRAARLTQRLLQQLRRGPFQRCRLSRLLCYCPEGPAGSAQHGFLLRDPSDGPDTRRALLQLLGQGAGAARLHLGEFQVDRHGGLWQRLWALQDGAQRQVGCARVVPAQEPALHPAVPDLPSSAVFPDRAAARDVLEACTPFIPEARAVLNLVDQCSQHAQKGKFQVIAIEGLDATGKTTVTQAVSDALQAVLLKSPPSCIGQWRKIFDDEPTIVRRAFYSLGNYIVASEIAKESVKSPVIVDRYWHSTATYAIATEVSGGLQHLPPARHPVYQWPEDLLKPDLVLLLTVSPEERVRRLQGRGVEKTQEEAELEGNSVFRQKVEECYRRMENPGCHVVDASPSREMVLRTVLSLIHNSGECR, via the exons ATGGCCTTCGCCCGCCGCGCGCCCGCCCCGCCGCTGCTCGGGCAGGTTTTAGGGCAGCTGCACGCGCGGCGCGGGACCTGCGCCCGGGCCATGGCTCCGCCGCGGTGCTTCGCGCTGGAACTCCCCGACTGCACATTGGCGCACTTCGCCCTGGGCGCCGACGCCCCCGGCCAGCGTTCGGACCCGCGTCTGGCAGCGCTGCTGGGACCCCCGGGGCGCAGCTACTCGCTGTGCGTGCCGCCGGCCGCGGGCGTCGGCTGCGGGGAGCGCGTCCGGGCCGCCCGGCTGACCCAGCGCCTGCTGCAGCAGCTGCGCCGGGGCCCCTTCCAGCGGTGCCGGCTGAGCAGGCTCCTCTGCTACTGCCCCGAGGGCCCCGCCGGCAGCGCGCAGCACGGCTTCCTGCTGCGGGACCCCAGCGACGGCCCCGACACGCGGCGCGCTCTGCTCCAACTGCTGGGCCAGGGCGCGGGGGCCGCGCGTCTGCACCTGGGCGAGTTCCAGGTGGACCGGCACGGCGGGCTGTGGCAGCGCCTCTGGGCGCTGCAGGACGGAGCGCAGCGGCAGGTGGGCTGCGCGCGGGTGGTGCCAGCCCAGGAGCCCGCGCTGCACCCCGCCGTGCCGGACCTGCCCagctccgctgttttcccagaccgCGCAGCCGCCCGGGACGTCCTGGAGGCG TGCACACCTTTCATTCCTGAGGCCCGGGCTGTGCTCAACCTGGTTGACCAGTGTTCCCAGCATGCCCAGAAAGGAAAGTTCCAGGTTATCGCCATCGAGGGACTGGACGCCACTG gtaaaaccactgtgaCCCAGGCAGTTTCTGATGCCCTCCAAGCTGTCCTCTTGAAGTCCCCACCCTCCTGCATTGGCCAGTGGCGGAAGATCTTTGATGATGAACCAACCATCGTTAGGAGAGCTTTCTACTCCTTGGGCAATTATATTGTGGCCTCTGAAATAGCCAAAGAATCTGTCAAATCTCCTGTGATCGTAGACAG gtACTGGCACAGCACGGCCACCTACGCCATAGCCACCGAGGTGAGTGGGGGTctgcagcacctgcccccagcccgccACCCTGTGTACCAGTGGCCAGAGGACCTGCTCAAACCCGACCTGGTGCTGCTGCTCACCGTGAGTCCCGAGGAGCGGGTGCGCAGGCTGCAGGGCCGTGGCGTGGAGAAGACCCaggaggaagctgaactggaggGCAACAGCGTGTTTCGCCAGAA GGTGGAAGAGTGTTACCGGCGGATGGAGAATCCCGGCTGCCACGTGGTGGATGCCAGTCCCTCACGAGAGATGGTCCTGAGGACGGTGCTGAGCCTGATCCACAATTCTGGTGAATGCCGGTGA